The Ziziphus jujuba cultivar Dongzao chromosome 5, ASM3175591v1 genome segment aagaactttGGTGGTTTGTTTGATCATTTTTGGTCACAAAAGATGGGTACGAGATGGAGAAGAGCCTTTTGCACTACGCTTTCAAAAGACCCAGAATTCAAAGTATCAGAAAAGCAGCAACAACAGACAAGTCGAAGTCCGAGTCCGAGTCCCAGAAGTTGTACCAGATTGAGCTTCTTCTCTGGTGGAAGCAACCCTTCCACATCTCGCTTGCTATTTCAATCTCAACCTGTCTCTAGCCCGAGTTTACGCTGTCGAACACCTTCAGAGACTGTGAGTGAAAGCCCCAGGCTTGAATGTAAAACCACCACTCCCAAGAAATCTAAGAGTCCCAAAACATTATTGGGTTCCAACCCAACTTCTCCTAGATCTCCTCTCAAGTTGTCACTTTTCAAGAACAGCTTCAAATTTAGGGTAACAAATTTTCatacaatctttttttttttttttttaaagatttataatattattagtaCTGTTACGGTGGGCAACATGgaccaatataaatatataccaaTAGATAATGTTCTATGTAATTACTGCGATATTATATTATCGAAATTAGAGGATAGTTGCTCACCATAAATTCTGACCCATTACAGCAAAattcttatttcaaaaaattttttttgagttAAGCGTGTATATTTGTTGTTATTGATTTCAGAGTAGCTGTGGAATATGCTTGAACAGCGTGAAGACTGGACATGGCACGGCCATTTACACAGCAGAGTGTGCTCACGCTTTCCATTTTCCCTGCATAGTTTCGTACGTCAACAAGCATAATAGCCTTATATGTCCAGTCTGCAACTGTTCATGGAAAGACGTTCCTTTTCTCGCCGTCCACAAGAACATCACCCCTGAATCCGTACAACAAGATCAACAAAGCCTCGTTACCAAGCCAACAACCGAAGACGTCGTCAAAAAGGCCGAACCAGTCCTCCGCCAACATACGAAACCTTCGGATTCGAGGTTGTACGATGACGACGAGCGTTTGATTTCTCCCAACTCAGGTACCAGCCAGATTAGTCCAATACCCGAAGTGAATGAGGATGCAAAAGAGGTCGACCACGAAGACGTCGAAGAGTTTCAAGGATTCTTCGTTAATCCTAACCCTTCATCGTCTTCTTCGATGAGATACTCCGAAGAAGCGCAAATGATCAATAAAGATGTGAGAACCAACCATGTACAAGTGAGACTTTTGCCCGAAGCAGCTGTTATATCGGCGAGCCGAACTCATGAAACTTATGCGGTCACGTTGAGAGTGAAAGCCCCACCTCCTCCTTCTTCAACGCGCAGTGTAAAACCATCAAACCGTGGGCCGATAGATTTGGTCACCGTTCTCGATGTCAGTGGTAGTATGATTGGTCCCAAGTTGCATATGCTCAAGCGTGCTATGCGTTTGGTTATTTCCTCTCTCGGCTCCGGTGACCGGCTCTCAATCGTCGCTTTCTCTGCTTCCGCTAAGAGATTGATGCCGTTGAGAAAAATGACTGCTCAAGGCCAGCGCAATGCTCGGCGCATTGTTGATCAGCTCGTTTGCGGTCAAGGAACGAGTGTTGGTGAGGCTTTGAGGAAAGCAACAAAAGTGCTCGAAGATCGTAGAGAAAGGAATCCAGTGGCTAGCATTATGCTATTATCCGACGGTCAGGATGAGAGATCAGTCCGAACAAACAAGAATAATCAAAGACATACAATGAATCACACTACCTCTTCTACCCGATTCGCCCACATTGAAATCCCCGTTCACTCATTCGGATTCGGCGAATACGAATCGGCCGAGAA includes the following:
- the LOC107408980 gene encoding E3 ubiquitin-protein ligase WAV3 codes for the protein MGTRWRRAFCTTLSKDPEFKVSEKQQQQTSRSPSPSPRSCTRLSFFSGGSNPSTSRLLFQSQPVSSPSLRCRTPSETVSESPRLECKTTTPKKSKSPKTLLGSNPTSPRSPLKLSLFKNSFKFRSSCGICLNSVKTGHGTAIYTAECAHAFHFPCIVSYVNKHNSLICPVCNCSWKDVPFLAVHKNITPESVQQDQQSLVTKPTTEDVVKKAEPVLRQHTKPSDSRLYDDDERLISPNSGTSQISPIPEVNEDAKEVDHEDVEEFQGFFVNPNPSSSSSMRYSEEAQMINKDVRTNHVQVRLLPEAAVISASRTHETYAVTLRVKAPPPPSSTRSVKPSNRGPIDLVTVLDVSGSMIGPKLHMLKRAMRLVISSLGSGDRLSIVAFSASAKRLMPLRKMTAQGQRNARRIVDQLVCGQGTSVGEALRKATKVLEDRRERNPVASIMLLSDGQDERSVRTNKNNQRHTMNHTTSSTRFAHIEIPVHSFGFGEYESAENEFAKCVGGLLSVVVQDLRIQLGFHSASKSAEISAIYSYSGKPTVLSSRSVRLCDLYAEEEKELLVELRVPITAVGTHIVMSARCLYKDPSTQEVVYEKEQSLVLPAAPDFGRLSNTPKIERLRNQFIAIRAIAESRRLVEHNDYTSGHHLLASARALLMQSNPVFADEYVRALEVELAELHWRRQHQIEQQQQQMVMIQRRRGGEREIAVVDENGDPLTPTSAWRAAEKLAKVAMMKKSLSRVDDLHGFENARF